AAGACCTTCGAAATCTTCCTTAAAAACGGAACCGTGGCCCGCGTGCACGCGGCCAAAATCGACCTCGCCGGCGAAGCCAAAGGGGTATTATACACAGCCGGCATCGGCGGCGGCTGGACGCTGACGGACGAGGCGGGCGAGATCGTGGCGGAATTTCTTCCCGAGCAGGTGGCGGGCTTTTCTAGCAAGCTGGCAAGCGAAATGCAAGACGGCGGCAGCCCGCGCATAAGCTCGTGATCGGCGGGGATGCGCACATGCCCGCCGCTGGCGAACCGGATATCCCAACCCAAGACTTTTCCATCCACGATTATCTCCCGGATGCACTCGACGCGCTCCGGAGACAGCCACGCGCGCGGACGCTCCGTGCCGTTGACGGAGCCGGCGTTTTCTGCTTCGCTCTGCGTTGCTGTGGTGACTGCCGCACTCATGGTGAGCGCAGTATCACACAAAGGAGGGCAAGGGGGTTAGCCGCAGCTTGGTTAGCTTGCTTAACTCAGGGGTATTTTTATCCCCACCCCGGTTTGGGCGTGCACCGCACGCGCGAGGGATGTCATGACGGGAGCATGAAATCCCTCACCAAAAAATCGCTTGGCAAACTCACCGCGGCGCTGCGGGAGCGCGCCTGCTTCACGGCAACGGATGCAGCCCATCGGGATTTTCTGGATGCGGCTTCCCGTCGCGTTCGGCGTGCTTCCAGAGGCCCTGGCAGCCGTCCGTCTCCCAAGAGTCGGCAAGCAGGTAGGCGAGAAATTCCCTGAGCCCCATGCCGGGCGCCTTGCCGGTTTGCGCCGCGGCGAGGGCGAGCTGGGCCGCCCACTCGATGCGGCGGCGCACCAGCCATGCCTCGAGTGCCGACAAGTCGAAGGAGGTGTCGCTCGCGGCGAGCCGGCGCATCTTTGCGGAAATGGCCTTGCGCGTGGCAAACTCGTGCTTGCAGGCGGTAAACCAAAAGTCGGGCGTGTCCTCGGGCGGCAGTTCCGGGGGCCACTCGCGCGGCAGCTGCTCTCCGAGCCAGCGCAGCATGTTCATCGCTTCATCGTAGGTTTCGAGGCGGTCTGCTCCGGGGCTCATGGGGGAGGGAGTTGTTTTTGGAGGCGCTTGAGCTTTTCCTGCATGGCGGCCACTTCCTGGAGCATGGTCGCAACCTGCTGGTGCCAGTGGCCGGGCTCGGCGCGAAGTTCCCCGGCAAGGATGTCGAGGATGCGCTGGCTTTGGGCGGTGGGGCGCGAGCCGTTGATGGCGCGCGAGACCGAGGCAGGGGCGAGGTCGTGGGAGGCGGCCCATTGGGCGATGGTGAGGCCGTGGCGGGCGAGGTAGTCGTGGACTGCCTGCTGATCGAGGTTGTAATGCTGGAGGGGCTTTTCCTGGGGGTGATAAAGGGTGCGGTATTTGTCGAGCGTGTGCCAATTGCGCCCGGCGTTTACCCATTCGCGCCAGGCATTGTAGATGCGCTTGGCGGAGAGGCCGGTGCGTTTTTTCCCCTCGAAGTCGGTGCCTTCGTAGCGCTCGGCGATCCAGCCGGCGCAGTCCTGCTTGACCTTGGCGCGGTCCATTTCGAGGCAGCGGTCGAGCCGGTCGAGGATGAGGGTGCGGCGGTTAAGCGGCAGGGACTGAAACTCGGGGTCGGCCGCGGGGTCGCGGTAAGGCGGTATGGGCTGGCGCTTGCGCTTTCCGAACATGGCAGGGGGATTAGCTGTATGATAGCTTTAGGGTGGAACGCAGCGGGCAATCGGCATGGGGGCACTGAATCACGAGCCGGATTTCGATTTTTTTGCCCCGCGAGCAAGTGCATCTCCGCCAATCGCCATGGTTCCCGTATTACCCTTGGCGTTGATTTTGATAGCAGCACCCCGCGGAAGAACCACTTCATCTGGAACAATCACCCCTAAGTCGCGTTTCATTTTTTCGGCAATGGCATCGCGTATAAATTGGGATAGAAGAAAGCGTTTTTTCCGGAGCCGCTCTTGAAGGGTTTGCTTAAGAGTGCGATCCATCCAGATGGATACCATCACTTGGGTCTTGCTGCGTTGATTGCTCATTAAGGGGGAATGTTTAAACAAAAGAGAATCAATCCTCGTAGAAAAAACTTGCAAGCGCGTTAAAAGGTGTATGAACACCTATGTACACCTTATGAAAGAGCGCCGCACCAACCAAGCATACATCGGACTCTGGATGCCGCTTCCGCTCGTTCGCCGACTGAAGCAGACAGCGCAACAACGCGACAGCGACATGTCGAAATTCATCCGCTCGGCGATTCGCGAGAAGCTGGAGCGCCGCCCCATCGCACGGAAGGAGGCGGCATGAGCAATCTGGAAAAACTGCGAGATGCTGCGGATGACCTGGAAGCGGCGGTCTACACCCTGGAGCTGCGCGCCGGCGTGTCGGACCGGGAGCAGGAGGCGCAGGACATCGCCGAGGCACGGATACGCGCGCGGCGCGTGCTCGAACTGCTGCTCAACTTCCGGGCGGCGAAAGGAGGGAAGGGAGCATGAGCGGGATCACTCCATCAGCCTCCAGCCGGGTCGCGCCAGAAGCCGGCGATGACGCGCTCGGGGCCGGCCTTGGGCAGGTAAACGACATGCGCGACGCACTGGCTAAAATGTGCGATGACGGAGGCATCCTGGCCGGAATTAAGCGCACCGCGGAAAACAATGGTATGCGGTTCGACGTAGCGGATTTCCCGGAAGAAGACATTGAATGCCTGAACGAGTATGTCGTGATCTTCCGGGGCCGAGCGAACGAGTTGCTCAACCTCATTTTTGAGCGCGACAAAGAACGCCTCGCCCGAGAGGTAGTGGTGCATGCCTCTGACCTCGGGAATCCGCAGGGGGCCGGGAAACCGGCCGAGGGGATTGGGAATGGAGAGCAGCGCCTCGCGGGCGATGTCGCCCGCGGAGGGATTATTTTTGGAGGAAGTCATAGCACCTCCGAGGGAACCGCGGCGGCGGGCGGGGCGCAAACCCGCGCCGCCGCGGCTTCCGCCCCCGGCGCGCTCCCTCCTTCAACTTCAACTTAAAACTTAAACGTTTATTCCCCCATGCCCGCGCCGCTGCTCAAACACCCCGAGCTGATGCTCGACTTCCTCATCCCCGCCGGGCGCGAGAAGCTGCGGCTCGACGAGGTTGCACGCATCCTGAGCGACGACGGAGGCAAGCCGGTGAGCGTGCAGAGCCTGCGCAACGGGCTGGAAAGCGGGGCGATCTTCGGGGCGCGGTTCAACTTCTCGGCGAGGCCGGACGCGCGGGAGCGGCACCGCCTGCAGTGGATGCTGCGCGGCGACGTGCTGCTCGCGCTGCTGGAGGCGCGCACCGCGCCGGAGGACGAGCGGCTGCGGCGGTTTCTCGAGGTGCTGCGCACCTTCTCCCGCGAGGCGCTGGACATGGTGGCGGCGCACACGGCGGCGGCGCGGGCGCGGGCACCAATGACAAGTTCCAGGTGACAAGTATCAAGTAAATGAATACAAAATCAAAAACCTCAAACGCGCTGGTGCTGACCGAGGCGCCGGAGTGGAAGATCACCGGGGCCGAGGCGCTCGAGGGGCTCAAGCGCGCGGCCGTGGACCAACTGGCCGCCGTCGGGCAGATGGAAAACAAAGCCGCGATGGGCGGCACGCTCGCCGGCCTCACGCTCCTGCGCGTGAAGGCCAGCATGGAGCGGGGACGTTTCGATGGCTGGCTGGCCGAAAAGGAAAAGTCCACCACTGGTGGACGAATTAAACCGTCTCGGTCAACGGCTTACAATTACATGAAACTCGCCACGGTGTTTCTGGAAAAGGCGAAGGTCACCAAGCCGGACCTGCTGACACTGCCGGGCGACCAGCTCACACTGAGCGAGATCAGCGCGGAGGGCGACGCGCGGGAGTTATTCCTTAAGCTGCAAAAATTCACGGGCGGCCACTCGCTGAATGAGCTGCTGATCAAGCACGACATCAAGAGCGGCGGCCTGAAAAAGGAGCTCGCGAAACCCGCGCCGGATGACGAGCCCGCCCCGCCGCCCACGCCCGAGGAAATGTTTGAGATGGCGCGCGACGAGATCGGCGGCGCGCTCGAGCGCATCGAGCACCTCCTCATCAAGGAGAACCGGCTGCAACACCTGTTTGACCACCCCGACGAGCTCCGCGGCGTGATGGAAAGCCTGCGGCTGCTCACCGAAAAGGTCGAAATGATCCTGGAGCCGCTGCTCGGCGTAAAACCCAAGGCCGCGAAACGCGGCAAGTAACAAGTATCAAGTCCCAAGTATCAATTAACTGAATACAATTATGAACGCCATCAATTATCCGACACCGCCACTCCCTGCTCTCCCGACAGCCAGCGCTCCCGAAACTCAAGATACCATCGATCTATCAGATAAAGCTCCAAAACTCGCTCTGCCGAAGATTTCGGAAGCGGATGCCCGGCGAGTCTATGCATGGTTGCGTAAGCAGTTGCGTAGCGAAAGCGCGCAAGGAGCACGCGCGAGACAATCGGATCGAGCCAAGAGAACGTCTCCAAAAGGCTTGGGTCGCGAGCAATCCACCGGCGTATCCACTCATCACAAGCTTGATCAGTTTCTCGCGTACACGCGCAGGTTTCTGGCGGCACAATCCGCTCCAGCAACGCGTGCGCCATCATCCGTGTCAGCTCCTCAATCTGCGTCCAGTCACTCATGCGCCTGAGTGTGCACGCCGCTCCGCCAAACCCAATCCCAAACACACCCTTCCCGCCATGATTTCAACCGCCCTGCAACACGCATCCACCGACCTTGCAATCCCCGCGCACGACGCGCCGCCGTTTGCCGTGCCCTTCGCCGACCTCGCCGAGTTTGGCGCGCTGCCCGAGAAGCGGCGCGTGGAGCTGCAGGTCACCCTCTCGCTGCTGGCCCGCGTGCACGCGCTGCGCGGTGAGGGCCGCTCGCTCGAGCTCGCCGTCGCCACGGTCGCGGCCTCGGCGCGGCAGCAGGTGCGCGGGGCGGCGCCGGGCACGCTCACCCGCAAATACTACCTCTACCTCGGCGCCAAGGGCGACTGGCGCGCGCTCATCAAGGGCTACCGCGGCCCGTCGGCGCTGCCGGCGGAATTTGTCGAATACATCCGCGCGCTGGCCGAGGACAACCACCGCTCGATGAACGAGGCGTGGGCGCTGCTGCGCGAGGAGATCTGGCCGAGCGGCCGGCCGGTGCCCGGCTACGGCACGTGGATGGAATGGTATATGAAAACATACCCCGCGCGCGCGCTGCCCAATGTGTATCCACGCGGCCAATACCCGCGCGGGTGGAGCCGCCGCAACCTCTACCGCAAGGCGCCGACCAAGGGCGCGCGCATGCTCGCGCTGCGCGGGCTGGCGGCGGCGAAAAAACACTTCCCGAGCGTGCGGCGCGACCCGAGCAGCCTGCGCCCGCTCGAGCTGATCGTGATCGACGACTTCGAGCTCGACTGCCTGTGCGTGTTTCCCGGCGACCGGAACCACAAGCCGCAGATCGGCCGCGTGGCCGGCCTGCTGGCGATGGATGTCGCCACGCGGCGCAAGCTGCACTGGGGCATCGGCCAGCGGCTGGAGCGCGAGGAGCAGCAGCCCGACGGCACGGTGCGCACGGTGCGCACCGGCATCGCCCGCGTGGACATGCAGGCGCTGCTGCACGGGCTCTTCGCCCGGACCGGCCTGCCGCCCTGGCCGGTCACGCTGCTGGTCGAAAACGCCAGCGCCTCGATCTCGCCGGAGATGGAGCTGTCGCTCTCCACGCTCTTCGAGGGCCGCGTGCGCGTGGAGCGCACGGGGCTGATCGACCATCGCACGCTGACCAACGGCTTCACCGAGCGCGGCGGCAAGCCGTGGGAAAAGGGCTGGGTGGAATCGCTCTTCAACCAGCTCTGGAACCTGCTCGGCGCGATGCCCGGCTACAAGGGCAGCAACCAGCGGCTGAACGCGCCGGCCAACCTCGACGCGGCGATCTCCTACACGAAGGTGCTCCTCGGCCAGGGCGAGCGCGCGCTGAACCTGCCGCCGGAAAAGATCGCGCTGCTGCGCCTGCCCTTCCCCTCGCCCGAGGCGGTGGAGCGCGCCTTTGCCTGGGCCTGCGCCACGAGCGACGCGCGCACCGACCACCGCTACACCGGCTTCGACCGGGTGACCGAGTTTCTGCCCGAGCCGGGCGCGGAGCCCCGGCCCTTCGCCGACCTCGCGCTGCTGCCGCCCGAGGCGCAGGCGCGGGTGGAAATCGTCGAGCGCATGGAGGCGCCGGTGGAGCGCTGGGCGCGGCTGTCGCTCGATGTATCATTCCAGCGGATACCCGCCGAGGTGCTCGCGCTGCTGCTGCTCACGCCGAAAAAGGTGACCTACCGCAACCACGCGATCACCTTCGCGCACGACAAGGACGGCTACACCTACGTGGACGAGACCGGCGAGGTCTTCCGCGGCGCGGGCGACGGCGCGGAGTATCTCGCCTACTTCGACGCGGCGGCCCCCGAGCGGCTCACGCTGGCCGACATGACCGGCGCCTACGCGGGCACGCTCGCTCGCCTGGGGGGCAAACGCGGGCTCGTGGACATCCGCGACAAGGAGGCGCTGGCCGAGGCCGCCGCGCTGCAGGCCACGGTCGTGAACCGCGCGCTCGCCGAGGTGCGCGCGCGGCACGAGGAGCCCAACGCGCAGCTCGCGCTCGACCGCGCGCACAACGAGAAAATCGTCGCCGCGCACAAGGCGGAGACCGCCGGGCTGGGCAAGGCCGAGCGCCTCGCCCTCGCCGGCGCCGAGCGCGCCGCGCAGGCCGTGCGCGAGCGCGAGACCGGCAAGGCGCTGGCCCGCGCATCGCGCGACACCGCCACCCTGCTCGAAACCGACGACGGCGATCGCGCCGCCGCCGGGGACAATTTCACCGCGCCCGGAGTCACCGGGCGCGACCTCCTCTAAACGCGATGGCCCGCGGCGCGACAACGCCGCGGGCCGGAGCAAAACCACAACATCACAAAAGCAAGGAAGGACATCATGGCCGCTCAAGACACAACCAGCACAGGCGCCGATGCGGGTCAAGAACCCGTCACCGGACGCGTGGCCGAAACCGTAAGCGCATCGTGGAGCGTATCGCTCGACGATCTGCGCACCAACCTCACGCACGAAAAAAACAAGCCCGAGGACATCGAGAACTTTGTCTGGTGCTACCTCTACTGCACCGACTCCGCGCACCCCATGCGCCGCGAGGAGTTTGCCCGGAAAATCGCGGTCGTGGACCACACCACGATCCTCAAGCTGATCCGCGGCACGTATCGGCATCCCGAAACGGGCGAGCGCATGCCCATCCCCGAAAAACTGGGCCGCGCGCTGACGATGTTCCGGCAGCTCGAGACCGACCGCGCCCGCAACCTGCGCCCGGCGATCTCGCGCACGCCCACGCTGGCGCGCATCTGGACCGCGTGCGACCTCGCGCGCGAGAGCCAGTCGCCGGTGTTTCTGATCGGCCCCTCCCACATCGGCAAGACGGTGGGGCTGACGAGCTACAGGGACGACCACGACCACGGCATGACCTGCTACGCGCGCCTGCGCGCGGCCAGCGGCCTGGGCGGCATGATCAAGGAGATCGCCCTCGCGATCGGTGGCATCGGCATGAAGGGCAACACGGCCACGCTGATCGAGAGCATCAAGCGCAGGCTCAAGCCCAACATGCTGCTGATCCTCGACGAGGTGCACGAGCTCATGTATACCTACCGCAAGGAGTCGTTCTTCGCGTGCCTGGAGGTGATCCGCGAGATCTACGATGCCTGCGGCTGCGGCCTGCTGCTCTGCGGCACTTCGCTGCTGATGAAAAGGGTGCGCGAAAACCGCGGCGAGCTCGAGCAGCTGCTGCGGCGCGGCGTGCACAAGGTGATCCTGCCCTCGCAGCCGACGAAGGAGGACCTCACCGTCATCCTCGGCGACTACAACCTGCATTTCCCGGAAAAGGGATACACGTGCGCGGTGCGCTTCGGCACGAAGGACATCTCCGACACTCCCTACGAGATCCTCCGCCAAGTGGGCTCGGAGGACGGCCTGAAGGCCATCACCGAGCGCCTGCGCTACGGCCTGAAATTCGCGCGCAAGGACAACGCCCGGCTGAAGTGGGAGCACGTGGTGCGCGCGCACCTCACGATCAAGCAAAACGAAATCCCCGGCGACGACTGGTGAAAACCCCGAGCAAAAGGACAAAAATGGACACGGAAAACGCAATCATCACAGACACGATGCTCGGGCAGGAAGACCACGGCATCCTGACCTGCTGCCTCACGCTGAAAGCCACGAGCGGCACATTCCGGTTCGGCGGCTACCAGCTCGACCACCTTCACCTTTCCGACAGCAAAGGAAAAACGGGCCGGATCGGCACCGCCTTCGGGATGGAATTTGTCCGCCGCGTTATGGAGGTCGCGGGCGTGGACAGCTGGGAAAAACTCAAAGGCATATACATCCGCATCGATGTGAAAAGCCATAGCGTAGTAGCCATCCGGCACATCATCGAGGACAAATATTTTCGTCCTGAAGATGACCCGGTCCTGTTGCGCCTCGTCGGCAAAAAGGAGATGTCATGAGCGAGCGTCACTTCACCGTGCTTTTCACCCTGCCCGCCGTGGTGCGCCTGCGTGATGGCTCGTTCGGCAGCATCGAGCACGTCGTCGATGGCACCGAGCCGATGATCCTTCTCGGCTATCGCGCGGCCGACAACTCGGAGCAGCTCTGGCGCTTCGACGGCTGCTGGCGCGAAGACGGGAGCGAGCACCTGCTCGATATCGTCGCGAAGGTCATCACCGCACCGGACGGGAAGATCTCCGTCGAGAAGTTCGCAACCACGCACACCAAAACCGACGCGCTCAAGGCATGGATCGAAGCCTACTTTGAGCAGATCATGAAGCAGCCCGGTTTCACGCCAGGAGGGAAAATATCATGAGCGCCGACCTCCGCCGCCATCCCGTCGCCGGCCTGCGGGTCATCGCCAGCCGCCGCCGCCTCTCCGCCGAGGCGCGCGCCGTCCTCGTCATCGGTGCCGCGACCCTCGCGGCCCTCGCCGCCATCGCAACCGCCGCAGCCCTCCTCGCGCCATGACCTACGACGATCTCCTCGACCTAGTCGCCCATCACACCGCCGAGGCCGATTACCATCTGAAAGCCTTCCAGCGCGTCCGCGAAGCAGGCAATGCGCACGCTGCTTACGAACATTACAAAAAACACAAACAGCACGCCGGCTGGAGCATCAACCTAATCGGAATGGCCGATGGATTCGCGCAGGCGTTCCCCGAACTAAAAACATTATCCAAGCAAACCAAGTAACCAAAAACCAAATACACACCTATGCCACTGACAAAAGAAGAGCTCTCGGAACGCGCGCAACTGGTGCGCATCCACGAGGCCAACTGCAAGATCGAATACCCCACCGCCGACGAACTGAATTTCCGTCTGGCGATCATGAAAAAACTCGCCTCCGGCATGCAGCTCAGGGAGCTGCGCGCCGCAACCATCACCGGCCCGGTCGCCGCCGCCCCGCAACGCCCAATGAAAGGAAGAACATGAAAACCAAAGGCGTCTCCTTTCTCTCCCTCCTCGGCCTGCTCTTCATCGGCCTGAAACTCGGCGGCGCCATCGGCTGGTCGTGGTGGTGGGTGCTCGCCCCGCTGTGGATGCCGGCCGCACTGGCCGCGTTTCTGTTCATGCTCATCGGCATCATCGCCGTGATCTGCGACGGGGACATCAGGAAATATGTCCGCCGTAGTTAACCCATAAGGATGTATAAAAACAATGGATACTGAAACAACCACCCCCGACACCGAGACGCCGAGGTGGGCGATCGTCGAGCTCATGGGGCACATCCGCTACGGCGGGCTCGTGAGCAAGGACACCATGTTCGGCACCGCGCTGCTGCGCATCGAGGTGCCGACGGGCGAGACGACGTTTACCACGCAACTGGTCAACCCGTCCTCGCTCTACCGCCTCACCTTTTGCACCGAGGAGCTCGCGCGCCTCGCCGCGACCAGCGGCCAGCAAAAACCGATCAGCGACTGGGAGCTCGCGAATCTCGAAAAAACCAAAGCGCTCCCCGAGCTCGAGGCCCGCAACAACGACGACGGCGAGGAGGCCGACTGGCCATGAACAAACCCCGCGAATTAGCCGAGGCGCATGTGCGCGGAGTGGTCGAGTCCATCATGGCAAACGAGCCCACCATCGCGTTTGGCGAGCGCGACGGCCCGTGCGTCGTCGAATACCGTGACTGGACTTATAGAAACTGGCCGGCACGCCGCGCCTTCTCGTGCCTCGGCTGCAAACACCTCACGTGCGAGCCGGAATACAGTACCAATTTTTGCGAGCATCCGGACTTCCACGAGGCATACGGATGCCACCAATCCGTCGCCAATAATTCATGGATGAGGAAGGATATCTCGATCATTCACGCCTTCTCATGCCCCGTGCTTAGGCGGCTTGGTGTCGATGCACACTGCCCGCAACCTAATCCGCTCGAAGTGCTCCAGCAGAGCAGGCCCGCGTCGAATGCATATCGCAGCGAAGCGGAGATTTTCGCGATCCCCCAGTCGGTCCCCTACTATACCGCTGAGGCTTACGAGCGCGGTGAGCGCGTGGACCGCCAGCACCCAACATATTAAAGTTCCCCATGCCTCTCCCACTCGCCAACGCACGCCGGCTCGCCGAGCGCATCGTCGCTGAGATCACCCCGTTTTGCGAGCGCATCGATATCGCCGGGAGCATCCGCCGCGCCCGTCCAGAAGTCGGCGACATCGACATCGTGTGCCTGCCGCTGCCGGGTCGCCTCTACTACATCGAGCTCCGCTGCACGCACCGGGGCCGCATCAGCAAGCGCGGGGATCAATACATGCTGGTCGAGCTGCCCGGCGGAATCCAGCTCGACCTATGGTTCTCGCACGCGGAGACCGACGACTTGTTTGCGCCGCAGCCATGCAACCACGGCATGCTCCTGCTCGCACGCACCGGCAGCGCAGCCCACAACATCCACCTCGCG
This genomic stretch from Termitidicoccus mucosus harbors:
- a CDS encoding ATP-binding protein, which produces MAAQDTTSTGADAGQEPVTGRVAETVSASWSVSLDDLRTNLTHEKNKPEDIENFVWCYLYCTDSAHPMRREEFARKIAVVDHTTILKLIRGTYRHPETGERMPIPEKLGRALTMFRQLETDRARNLRPAISRTPTLARIWTACDLARESQSPVFLIGPSHIGKTVGLTSYRDDHDHGMTCYARLRAASGLGGMIKEIALAIGGIGMKGNTATLIESIKRRLKPNMLLILDEVHELMYTYRKESFFACLEVIREIYDACGCGLLLCGTSLLMKRVRENRGELEQLLRRGVHKVILPSQPTKEDLTVILGDYNLHFPEKGYTCAVRFGTKDISDTPYEILRQVGSEDGLKAITERLRYGLKFARKDNARLKWEHVVRAHLTIKQNEIPGDDW
- a CDS encoding ribbon-helix-helix protein, CopG family, coding for MNTYVHLMKERRTNQAYIGLWMPLPLVRRLKQTAQQRDSDMSKFIRSAIREKLERRPIARKEAA